Genomic window (Paenibacillus sp. PK3_47):
TCATAAAACGTTCCATGAGTATCTGGACTCCCTGCTGGAGCAGTGTGAGAGCAACGGCCTGAGCCTGCAGCTGGCGTTGTTTGATATCGATAATTTCAAGCATGTAAATGATACATATGGTCACTGGGTAGGCGATCTGGTCCTGAAGGAGGTCGCGGCCAAGGTCGGCAGCATGATTGGACTGAATGATTTTGGTGCCAGGTATGGCGGTGAGGAATTTGCGGTTATATTTACGGACAAAAGCTATGAGGAAGCCTATGCTGCTGCCGAAAAGCTCCGGATCGTCATTGAACAGATGAAGCATCCCTACGCCGGAAGCAGGCCGATTACGGTCAGCATCGGATTATGCAATTACCGCTCGGGATATGGCAAGGAGCTCCTGTTCCGGAATACAGATGAAGCGCTGTATGAAGCAAAGCGTACCGGCAAAAATAAGGTGGTTACCGCAGGGCATAACCTTAATAACGGTACCGCCGTGTCGTCTGCTTGAGTAAAAATAGCGAACCCCCTGCTTCCTTACCGGGAGACAGGGGGTTTTTTTTGCCTGTGCAAAAAACAGCTCTATTTTCCAGCGTCGAACGGTGTGGATACCGGCAGAAACAAGTCTATAATCCCGATGACCAGAGCTGCCAGAAGCGCTCCGAGGATGGATACATCGACGCCGCTGACGACAAACTGTGCGATCCAGATCACCAGTGCGCTGACGATGAACCCGACAATTCCGCGGCCGAACGGGGTCGCTTTTTTGCCGAAGATGCCCTCAATGATCCAGCCGAGCAGAGCGATGACCAGTGCCAGAAGAAGCGCACTTCCGAATCCGCCGATCGTAAACTGCGGAACAATCCAGCCGACCACGAGCAGAACAATCGCTGCGACCAGGAAACGGACCACATGACCCAAAAATTTCACAGAATTAGCCTCCTTTAGCCTTCGGTTAAGGATTTGTGCAGTTATTATTGTGGCCCCGGCTCCCGTTTCTATCCCCAAATAGCGAAAATGGACTGAATTAGGTATAATGTAAACATCTATGAAGGGAGCTGTGACAGTAATTGGACGACAAAATTTTGCATACGCTTGAATATCGCAAGATTTTAAATAAATTAATACAGTACACACAGACACCGATGGGACGCCTCAGAGCAGAAGAGCTGAGACCTTCCGGTGATTTTGAAGGGGTTAAGCTGCTGCTGCAGGCTACCGATGAGGCGGTTAATGTGGACCGGCTCAAAGGCATCCCTTCCTTTGGCGGTGTAAGCGATATTCGGCCGGCGCTGAAGCGCGCTTCAATCGGCGGCATGCTCGGAACGCATGAGCTGCTCTCCGTGGGCAATACCATCGGCGGAGCGCGCAGGGTCAAACGGTTCCTTGCAGCAATGCATGAAGATGAGAAGATTAACACCCTATTCGCACTAAGCGATCTCCTCTCGGAGCAAAAGCATGTCGAAGATGCTATCCGCGCATGCATCGATGAGGAAGCGAATGTACTTGATTCAGCCAGCCCCGAGCTGGCTAATATCCGCCGCGAGCTGCGCGGAGGGGAGACGAGAATCCGTGAGAAGCTGGATTCGATGATCCGCTCCTCGTCCGTAGCCAAGATGCTGCAGGACCAGCTTGTGACGATCCGCGGAGACCGGTTTGTTATTCCGGTTAAGGCAGAATACCGTTCCCATTTTGGCGGGATTGTGCATGACCAGTCCGGATCCGGCGCAACCCTGTTCATTGAGCCGGAATCGATCGTGGCCATGAACAACAAGCTGCGGGAGACCCGGCTGCGGGAAGAGCGCGAGATTGAGATTATTCTACACAGGCTGACTGCGCAGGTGGGCGACATTGCCGAGGAGATGGCTTATGATGTCGATATTCTGGGCCAGCTTGATTTCATCTTTGCCAAAGCCCGTCTTGCCCGCGAGATGAAGGCGACGCAGCCGCGGATGAATGACCGCGGTTATCTCAAGCTGCGCAAGGGACGCCATCCGCTGATTCCCGGGGAAGTTGTGGTTCCTCTCGATGTAGAGCTCGGCAATCAGTACAGCTCAATCATCGTAACCGGTCCGAATACCGGCGGTAAGACCGTTACTCTCAAGACCATCGGCTTGCTGAGCCTGATGTCGATGTCCGGCTTGTTCATTCCCGCGGAAGAAGGCAGCCAGATGTGTGTATTTGATGCGATCTATGCTGATATCGGTGATGAACAGAGTATTGAGCAAAGCCTCAGTACCTTTTCCAGCCACATGACCAATATTATTTCCATTCTGAAGCGGATGACTCCCAAGAGCCTTATCCTTCTGGATGAAGTGGGCGCTGGAACCGATCCGGCCGAAGGCTCGGCGCTGGCGATTGCCATCCTGGAGGATATTCACCGGACAGAATGCCGGATGGTGGCTACGACGCATTACAGCGAGCTGAAGGCCTACGCCTATGAGCGCAAAGGTGTGATTAATGCCAGCATGGAATTTGACGTGCAGAGCCTCAGTCCTACCTACAGGCTGCTGGTAGGGGTGCCGGGACGAAGCAACGCCTTTGCGATTGCCGAGCGTCTCGGTCTGCCGAACAGCATCCTTGAGCATGCCCGGGGTGAGGTGAAGGAAGAGGATCTCCGCGTGGAGCATATGATCGCTTCCCTTGAGGAGAACCGGCTTACTGCCGAGAATGAACGTGAGAAGGCAGAGGTTATCCGGCGCGAAGCGGAAGAATTCCGCAGACGACAGCAGCTGGAGCTGGAAAAGCTGGAGAGCCAGCGGGACAAACGGCTGGAGAAGGCAGAGAAGGATGCCAGCGCGATCCTGGAGAAGGCGCGTCAGGAAGCTGCGGAAATTATCAGCGATCTGCGCCGTCTGGCCATGGAGGAAGGGGCTTCTGTCAAGGAGCATAAGCTGATCGAAGCCCGCCGGCGTCTGGATGAAGCGGAGCCTGCTCCGCGCAAGAAGACGGTATCGCGCAGCAGCTCCAAGGCACCGCGGCAGATTCAGCCGGGTGATGAAGTGAAGCTGCCAAGCGTGAACCAAAAAGGGACTGTGGTAGAGCTCAGCGGAACGAAGGAAGCCTTGGTACAGTTCGGTATAATGAAGATGAAGGTTAATCTTAGTGATCTCGAGTTCCTGTCTTCCGCCCCCGATGTCCCTGCGCCGGCTCTCCGCCGGGCTACGACCGTCAAACGTACACGGGATGAGAATGTCCGCAGTGAACTGGACCTCCGGGGTGCCAATCTGGAAGAGGCCATCATGGAGACGGACCGTTTTATTGACGAGGCTTTTCTGGGGAATCTCGGTCAAATCTCAATTATTCACGGTAAAGGAACCGGTGTCCTGAGAACCGGCATCCAGGAATATTTGCGTAAGCACAGGCATGTGAAGAGCTACCGGCTTGGCAATTACAACGAAGGCGGCGCGGGTGTAACCGTAGCTGAACTGCAATAGCGGCAGGAGTCCGGTGGAAAGAGGGGAAATATGCAGGAAAATATTGATCTTTTGCTGGCCCATCCGCTAGGGTCTCTGCTCGGCTACTTCGCTGTGGCTATTCTGGGACTGGTAGTGTTTCTGTCCTTTTTTGAAATGGTAACCAAATATAACTGCTGGGACGAAATCCGCAAGGGAAATCTGGCGGTTGCAATGGCGACCGGAGGCAAAATTTTCGGAATCTGCAACATTCTGCGCTTCAGCATGGAATCGGGCGCTTCGATCTATGAGACGATGAAATGGTCAGTAGTGGGGTTCATCCTGCTGCTGATCGCGTATTTTCTGTTTGAATTTATGACTCCGGTCTTTTCGATTGATGAAGAGATTGCCGCAGATAACCGGGCAGTTGGTTTGACTGCCATGCTAATCTCGGTATCGTTATCTTATGTGATCGGTGCCGCTATATTTTAACTGGGGGAGTAGGATACGATGAAGCTTCTGATCCGGATTCTGTTTTTGTCCGCCCTGGCTTTTATAGCGGCCGGTATCATTTATTTGGCAGTGAATTAATTTAAATGCGAGGCAAGAAGGAGATATGAATAATGGAAACAACAGTATGCCCATGGTGCCATACCGAAATCGTGTGGGACGAGGAGTTTGGGCCTGAAGAGACCTGTCCGCACTGTAATAATGAGCTTAGCGGTTACCGTACGGTGACGCTCGGCGTAGATGATCTGGAAGATGAGGAGCTGGAGCCTGAGGAAGAGCCGGAAGCCGGAGAAGTCACCAATGAAGATCTGTGGGACGACGGGGATAAAGACGGCGTAGTGCCGATTTATAACACGCTCTCCCAGTTCGGTGATGATTATGACCTGAAGCGCTATGAGTCAAGTGTCGCCGCTATTCTCGCCGGCCAGCTTGAAGCTCCGGAATGCCCGCAGTGCCATGAGCTGCTTGTGTTCTCCGGCACCCAGCCGGTACCCGCGCTTGAGCCTGCTGCTCCGGAAGCGCTTGGCGGACCTGTCCTTAAAGCACCTTTTTCGCTTAACCTTTATGTATGTCCTTCGTGTTTCCATGTACAGCACAGCCTGGCCCAGGAAGACCGCATCCAGTTCGTCAGCAACCTGAGCAAAGGCGGCAAGTAACCGAGCAAAGGCGGCAAGTAACCGTGCAATGAATCACTCTCCCTCCTTGCGGACAAGCTAAATATTGAATGTCCAGACTGCAGGGGGGAACAGCATTGAAAAAGGAATTGCAGAAGCAGGCAGCACTGCTGCTTACAGTTAATGGATTGTATCTGCTGGCCAGCGTGCTGGCAGGTACTTTTTTGAACGTGTACTTATGGAAAAACCGCCAGAATTTTGCCATGATCGGCTGGTTTACTGTGGCTCAGCAGCTGGCTGTCGGCCTCAGCTTTTGGCTGGGCGGCAAATGGGTAAAGGAGCATAATAAGATGAATGCCCTGCGGGCGGGAATTGCCGTCTCGGGCTTTTTTTATTTGCTGGTGCTGCTGATTGGCGGAGACGCGATCCATTACATATGGCCGCTTGGGCTGATTTTGGGGATATCCACCGGATTGTTCTGGCTCGCCTACAACATTGTTTATTTTGAAATTTCCGATGCGGGCAGCCGGGATTTTTTTAACGGGTGGATGGGGCTGCTGGGCTCCTTTACTGGTATTATCGGTCCCTGGATTTCCGGCTGGCTGATTTCCTGGCTTCACGGGGAGCGGGGCTACAGAGTGGTGTTCATCGTCTCGCTCTGCATTTACGGGGCTGCGGCGGTGCTCAGCTTTTTTCTCAAAAAACGTAAAAACGGGAGCGCCTATTTATGGCTCGAGCCGTGGCGCGAACTGCGCCGGTCAGGGAGCGGATGGAGGCCGGTCGCTGCGGCGCTGCTGTTCCAGGGTATACGTGAAGGTGTATTTTCCTTTCTGATCGGACTGCTGGTATACATAGCTGCGAAAGAAGAGAGCAAGCTGGGGCAATATACGCTGATTACGTCCGGTGTGTCTCTCGCCAGCTACTGGGCAGCCGGCAAATGGTTCAAACCCCGCCACCGCCCGCTTGGAATGCTGGCAGGGGGGCTGCTGCTGGCCGCTGTGGTCACACCGCTGCTCTGGAAAGTAAGCTACGGCACGCTGATGATTATGGGGATCGGGACTTCCCTGTTCATTCCCTTGTATATGCTGCCGATGGTCTCCACGAGCTTTGACCTCATCGGTGTGTCTGAGGAGAGCGCCGGTAAACGGGTGGAGCTTGTTGTTCTGCGCGAGCTGAGTCTTATGAGCGGCAGGCTGGCAGGGCTGCTGGTGTTCATTGCCGTTCTGTCGGTGAGCCAGTCCCCTCGCGTCATTACGGTGCTGCTGCTTGTGCTTGGTACTGCGCCGCTGGGCAGCTGGCTTATTCTGCGCAAGGGAATGAAGGGGGCAGGCGCCCCGCTTTCCCGCGGGGGAGTGGACAGGACCTGAAGGTTTATGCGGCTGCTGGCTGCCGGCTGCCGGCTTTCGTGTTGAGAGCCTGGAGCAGCCGCGGACGGCCGTGAACGGGCCGGAAGCCGGAATCAAAGGTGAAAATACCTTTGAATTGGCCGTGAACGGCCCGGAAGCTGGAATCAAAGGTAAAAGTACCTTTGAATTGGCCGTGAACGGTCCGGGAGCCGGAATCAAAGGTAAAAGTACCTTTGATTTGGCCTTGGCCGGGCCGGGAGCTGAAATCAAAGGTAAAAGTACCTTTGAATTGGCCTTGGCCGGGCCGGAAGCCGGAATCAAAGGTAAAAGTACCTTTGAATTGGCCGTGAACGGCCCGGAAGCTGGAATCAAAGGTAAAAGTACCTTTGAATTGGCCTTGGCCGGGCCGGAAGCCGGAATCAAAGGTAAAAGTACCTTTGAATTGGCCTTGGCCGGGCCGGGAGCCGGAATCAAAGGTAAAAATACCTTTGAATTGGCCTTGGCCGGTCCGAAAGTCGAAATCAAAGGTAAAAGTACCTTTGAATTGGCCCTGGCCGGGCCGGAAGCTAGAATCAAAGGTAAAAGTACCTTTGAATTGGCCTTGAACGGTCCGGGAGCCGGAATCAAAGGTAAAAGTACCTTTGACTCCGTCCCTGCACGAGTCACGCTCGTGCGAATAACACCTATAGTGTTAAAGTGCGTAAGTCAGGCCAGCTAACAGCGGGCATTGATACGTTTGTCGTTACTTCGAATGAGCCGCACTAAAGAAGCGCAGAAGACCCCGGGGGCTACTGCGCTTCTTTAGGCTTGCTTTTTGACTTACACTATCCCATTAACCTGCTGCCTCATTAAGCGTGACCCTGACCTTGCGGATCCGCCGCTGGCCTACCTCCTGCACCGCGAAGGTATATCTGCCATAGACAAATTCAGGTTTCTCCTGGGCGGTGGGAATCCGGCCGAGCTGGCCGATCACAAATCCGCTGATCGTATCGTATTCCTCCACGGGCAGCTGGGCCGCAAGCACCTGCTGTACCTCACGGAGATTCATAGTGCCGGTGAACAGGTAGGTCTGGTCATCCAGCCGTGTATATTCTTCATCCTGTTCATCGTATTCGTCATAAATATTGCCGACAATCTCTTCAAGCAGGTCCTCCATGGTCACGATCCCTGCCGTTCCGCCATATTCATCAACAACGACGGCGAAATGCACACGGTTCTGCTGAAGCTCCTCAAAAAGCTCATGCGTCTTTTTCGACGCAGGAACAAAATACGGGCTGCGGGCCAATTCTCTTACATTCCATGCCCCTCCGCTGCCCCCGTTCACAAACCGGATCAAATCCTTGGTGTGCAGAATGCCTACAATATTATCCATATGGTT
Coding sequences:
- a CDS encoding phage holin family protein, whose protein sequence is MKFLGHVVRFLVAAIVLLVVGWIVPQFTIGGFGSALLLALVIALLGWIIEGIFGKKATPFGRGIVGFIVSALVIWIAQFVVSGVDVSILGALLAALVIGIIDLFLPVSTPFDAGK
- a CDS encoding endonuclease MutS2 — translated: MDDKILHTLEYRKILNKLIQYTQTPMGRLRAEELRPSGDFEGVKLLLQATDEAVNVDRLKGIPSFGGVSDIRPALKRASIGGMLGTHELLSVGNTIGGARRVKRFLAAMHEDEKINTLFALSDLLSEQKHVEDAIRACIDEEANVLDSASPELANIRRELRGGETRIREKLDSMIRSSSVAKMLQDQLVTIRGDRFVIPVKAEYRSHFGGIVHDQSGSGATLFIEPESIVAMNNKLRETRLREEREIEIILHRLTAQVGDIAEEMAYDVDILGQLDFIFAKARLAREMKATQPRMNDRGYLKLRKGRHPLIPGEVVVPLDVELGNQYSSIIVTGPNTGGKTVTLKTIGLLSLMSMSGLFIPAEEGSQMCVFDAIYADIGDEQSIEQSLSTFSSHMTNIISILKRMTPKSLILLDEVGAGTDPAEGSALAIAILEDIHRTECRMVATTHYSELKAYAYERKGVINASMEFDVQSLSPTYRLLVGVPGRSNAFAIAERLGLPNSILEHARGEVKEEDLRVEHMIASLEENRLTAENEREKAEVIRREAEEFRRRQQLELEKLESQRDKRLEKAEKDASAILEKARQEAAEIISDLRRLAMEEGASVKEHKLIEARRRLDEAEPAPRKKTVSRSSSKAPRQIQPGDEVKLPSVNQKGTVVELSGTKEALVQFGIMKMKVNLSDLEFLSSAPDVPAPALRRATTVKRTRDENVRSELDLRGANLEEAIMETDRFIDEAFLGNLGQISIIHGKGTGVLRTGIQEYLRKHRHVKSYRLGNYNEGGAGVTVAELQ
- a CDS encoding DUF350 domain-containing protein, which codes for MQENIDLLLAHPLGSLLGYFAVAILGLVVFLSFFEMVTKYNCWDEIRKGNLAVAMATGGKIFGICNILRFSMESGASIYETMKWSVVGFILLLIAYFLFEFMTPVFSIDEEIAADNRAVGLTAMLISVSLSYVIGAAIF
- a CDS encoding MFS transporter — protein: MKKELQKQAALLLTVNGLYLLASVLAGTFLNVYLWKNRQNFAMIGWFTVAQQLAVGLSFWLGGKWVKEHNKMNALRAGIAVSGFFYLLVLLIGGDAIHYIWPLGLILGISTGLFWLAYNIVYFEISDAGSRDFFNGWMGLLGSFTGIIGPWISGWLISWLHGERGYRVVFIVSLCIYGAAAVLSFFLKKRKNGSAYLWLEPWRELRRSGSGWRPVAAALLFQGIREGVFSFLIGLLVYIAAKEESKLGQYTLITSGVSLASYWAAGKWFKPRHRPLGMLAGGLLLAAVVTPLLWKVSYGTLMIMGIGTSLFIPLYMLPMVSTSFDLIGVSEESAGKRVELVVLRELSLMSGRLAGLLVFIAVLSVSQSPRVITVLLLVLGTAPLGSWLILRKGMKGAGAPLSRGGVDRT